Proteins from a genomic interval of Rubinisphaera italica:
- a CDS encoding sugar phosphorylase has translation MPESSNLQESIQYHLQFLYPQENHLQLVDQIAAIFADYEKPVSLKEIWSEQDALLITYGDTLLHEGERPLETLQRFLNEKVGETISSVHILPFSPFSSDDGFSVIDYLKINPKLGDWEDVAEIGKEHRLMADLVINHTSAESEWFQNYLAGKSPGKDYFIEVEEGEDLTEVVRPRASPLLRHVETPDGPKSVWCTFSHDQIDLNFRNPEVLYEFLRIIRRYLEEGVQIIRLDAIGYLWKEIGTTCIHLPETHEMVRLLRTLLDIYAPGTILITETNVPNHENLTYFGNTNEAHMIYNFSLAPLLLHALLAGTSKHLKTWLMSMPPAPVGCTYLNFTASHDGIGMRPAEGLISEPEQAEMIESIRNAGGLCSTRKLSDGSEKVYEINVTLFDALKATIQGPDDYHIPRFLCSQTIMMSLEGIPAFYIHSLLATPNDAKGVEHTGRFRSINRKQLNYDEISAELDNPSSSRANVFHEILRRMKIRGQQPAFSPNATQFTLHLNSHFFAFWRQSVNRQQSIFCVNNLTSKKHKLQLSQLNLISTDNWVDLLSEKSLQNRTGIVTLEPYQTMWITNRK, from the coding sequence ATGCCTGAATCTTCAAATCTTCAAGAGTCCATCCAGTATCATCTGCAGTTTCTTTATCCTCAGGAAAATCATCTCCAACTGGTGGATCAGATTGCTGCAATTTTTGCAGACTACGAAAAGCCTGTTTCTCTCAAGGAGATCTGGAGTGAGCAGGATGCTCTGTTAATCACTTACGGAGATACTCTTCTGCATGAAGGGGAGCGTCCGCTGGAGACTTTGCAGCGATTTTTGAATGAAAAAGTCGGGGAAACGATTTCCTCTGTCCACATTCTTCCATTCTCGCCGTTCAGTTCTGATGATGGGTTTTCCGTCATCGACTATCTGAAAATTAATCCCAAACTGGGGGACTGGGAAGATGTCGCAGAGATCGGCAAAGAGCATCGACTGATGGCCGATCTGGTTATCAATCACACCTCGGCCGAAAGCGAATGGTTTCAGAATTATCTCGCTGGAAAATCTCCGGGCAAAGACTATTTCATTGAAGTCGAAGAGGGAGAAGACCTGACAGAGGTCGTGCGTCCACGGGCTTCACCCTTGCTCAGACATGTCGAAACGCCTGACGGTCCGAAGTCGGTCTGGTGCACCTTCAGTCACGATCAGATCGATCTCAATTTTCGCAACCCGGAAGTCCTGTACGAGTTCCTGCGAATCATTCGCAGATATCTCGAAGAAGGGGTCCAAATCATTCGGCTCGATGCCATCGGCTATTTGTGGAAAGAAATTGGCACCACCTGTATTCACCTGCCCGAAACGCACGAAATGGTTCGTCTGTTACGGACACTGCTCGATATTTATGCTCCCGGCACAATACTGATTACCGAAACGAATGTCCCCAATCATGAAAATCTGACTTACTTCGGCAACACCAACGAAGCCCACATGATTTACAATTTCAGCCTGGCTCCTCTGCTTCTGCACGCTCTTTTGGCGGGGACATCGAAGCACCTGAAAACCTGGTTGATGAGCATGCCCCCGGCTCCAGTCGGATGCACGTATCTGAATTTTACCGCGTCCCACGATGGCATCGGCATGCGTCCGGCTGAGGGTTTAATTTCGGAACCCGAGCAGGCCGAGATGATCGAGTCGATTCGTAATGCCGGCGGACTCTGCTCAACCCGCAAACTTTCCGATGGCAGTGAAAAGGTCTATGAAATTAATGTCACACTGTTTGATGCTCTCAAAGCGACGATTCAAGGACCAGATGACTATCACATTCCGCGTTTTCTCTGCTCACAGACGATCATGATGTCCCTCGAAGGGATTCCGGCTTTCTACATTCATAGTCTGCTCGCAACGCCCAATGATGCTAAAGGTGTCGAACATACCGGACGTTTTCGTTCCATCAATCGCAAGCAGCTCAACTACGACGAAATCTCCGCTGAACTCGATAATCCCTCTTCGTCCCGTGCCAATGTCTTTCACGAAATCCTCCGCCGCATGAAAATCCGCGGGCAGCAACCTGCCTTCTCGCCTAACGCTACCCAGTTCACACTGCACCTCAATTCCCACTTTTTCGCATTCTGGCGGCAAAGTGTGAATCGTCAGCAGAGTATTTTCTGCGTGAATAATCTCACCTCAAAAAAACATAAACTTCAGTTGTCTCAATTGAACCTGATCTCGACCGATAACTGGGTCGACCTGCTCTCAGAGAAAAGCCTGCAAAATCGAACCGGAATTGTGACTCTGGAACCCTACCAAACAATGTGGATTACGAATCGCAAATAA
- a CDS encoding endonuclease/exonuclease/phosphatase family protein: protein MAITISIWALRIAALGIIFLSALPFLPVGAWWVRICDFPRVQLLALLMLVLLITCILRCYSKWQTIDTALFVLIGITGLWQISFILPYTMIWSEEVPGITEIPEGNPSFRIVIANLEIGNEEKTAVVEKLNEFDPDILLTIETDQPWMDELTNLDRELKLHSHVVRDAELMLIAKTVSENQQDSWIVTGDFNDVAWSHTTRLFKRVSGLKDPRIGRRMLNTFHSEYPLLRYPLDHVFVSNGFHLESLDRAKMPGSDHFAVIADLVYIAEKGTEPEPEGNDQKDSKEMIEEGIDDAQEKSVAAPEAGTSE from the coding sequence ATGGCTATCACAATTTCGATCTGGGCACTTCGAATTGCGGCACTGGGCATAATTTTTCTAAGTGCACTCCCTTTTCTGCCTGTGGGCGCGTGGTGGGTGAGGATTTGCGATTTTCCGCGCGTTCAACTTCTGGCACTTCTCATGCTGGTGCTGCTGATAACCTGCATTCTCCGCTGTTACTCCAAATGGCAAACAATAGATACAGCCCTGTTTGTTTTGATTGGCATCACAGGGCTCTGGCAGATTTCCTTCATTTTGCCCTATACCATGATCTGGTCCGAAGAGGTTCCCGGAATTACAGAGATTCCAGAGGGTAATCCATCGTTTCGGATTGTCATTGCGAATCTGGAAATTGGGAATGAGGAGAAAACAGCTGTAGTCGAAAAATTGAATGAATTTGATCCCGATATTTTACTGACGATTGAAACCGATCAGCCTTGGATGGATGAGTTGACGAATCTGGATCGCGAATTGAAGCTGCATTCTCATGTGGTTCGAGATGCCGAGCTGATGCTGATTGCAAAAACCGTTTCTGAAAATCAGCAGGATTCCTGGATCGTCACTGGCGATTTTAACGATGTCGCCTGGTCGCATACAACGCGATTATTTAAGCGCGTCAGTGGGCTGAAAGACCCTCGCATAGGCCGTCGAATGCTGAATACCTTTCACTCTGAATACCCACTTCTGCGGTATCCGCTTGATCATGTCTTCGTCTCCAACGGATTTCATCTGGAGTCGCTGGATCGCGCAAAAATGCCCGGCTCCGATCACTTCGCTGTCATTGCCGATCTCGTTTACATCGCCGAAAAAGGAACGGAACCGGAACCGGAAGGCAATGATCAGAAAGACTCTAAAGAGATGATTGAGGAGGGGATTGATGATGCTCAGGAGAAAAGCGTAGCGGCTCCGGAAGCGGGGACTTCTGAATGA
- a CDS encoding DUF1501 domain-containing protein translates to MLNLNGPKFKLCDGLTRRSVLQIGSLAMGGMALPQLLQAEQAVGVSNNKKGVIMVFLPGGPPHQDMWDIKTDAPAEIRGEFSAIDTNVPGIQIGEMFPRIAQVADKCAFIRSMVGATGSHHAFQCLTGNSDRQQPPGGWPSIGSVLSKVYGSRDPAVPAFVGLSPKTRHAPWGDPGQPGFLGVAHAPFQPHGEGMSDMTLNGISADRLGDRKSVLNSLDTFRRTADASGMMEGMDAFSQQAFGILTSSKLADALDVEREPSEVRDRYGRGTAKLVADGGPKLLDNFLVARRLIESGVRCVTLCFSRWDWHSGNFKRGREDMPMLDQALSALIEDLEQRGMLDDISVCVWGEFGRTPKINSKGGRDHWPRVSTALLAGGGMRTGQVIGSTNRLGEYAQDRPVHFQEVFATLYKQLGINIDELTLNDLQGRPRYLIDHNVHRPIRELV, encoded by the coding sequence ATGTTGAATCTGAATGGTCCAAAATTCAAACTCTGTGACGGATTGACAAGACGTTCCGTCCTGCAGATTGGCAGCCTGGCGATGGGCGGAATGGCCTTGCCTCAGTTGCTGCAAGCCGAGCAGGCTGTAGGAGTTAGCAACAATAAAAAAGGTGTCATCATGGTCTTCCTGCCGGGAGGCCCGCCGCATCAGGATATGTGGGATATCAAAACCGATGCCCCTGCGGAAATCCGCGGTGAATTCTCAGCAATCGATACCAACGTCCCTGGCATTCAAATCGGAGAGATGTTCCCCCGCATCGCCCAGGTGGCCGACAAGTGCGCCTTCATTCGTTCAATGGTCGGCGCGACTGGTTCGCATCATGCATTTCAATGTTTGACGGGAAATTCCGATCGTCAGCAACCCCCCGGCGGCTGGCCTTCCATTGGTTCTGTTCTGTCCAAAGTCTATGGATCGCGAGATCCAGCAGTCCCTGCCTTTGTCGGACTCTCGCCCAAAACCCGTCACGCTCCCTGGGGTGATCCCGGCCAGCCCGGATTTCTGGGTGTCGCCCATGCTCCGTTTCAGCCGCATGGTGAGGGAATGAGCGATATGACACTCAATGGCATCTCCGCCGATCGACTGGGAGATCGTAAATCCGTTCTAAATTCTCTGGACACCTTCCGCCGCACAGCCGATGCATCTGGAATGATGGAAGGCATGGACGCGTTTTCTCAGCAGGCCTTCGGCATTCTCACTTCCAGTAAATTAGCCGATGCTCTGGATGTTGAACGCGAACCTTCTGAAGTTCGAGATCGATACGGACGTGGTACCGCTAAACTGGTCGCTGATGGCGGGCCGAAACTTCTCGATAATTTCCTCGTCGCTCGACGTCTGATTGAATCCGGCGTTCGTTGTGTGACGCTCTGCTTCAGTCGATGGGACTGGCACAGCGGCAACTTCAAGAGGGGCCGCGAAGATATGCCAATGCTCGATCAGGCCCTGAGTGCCTTGATTGAAGACCTCGAACAACGCGGCATGCTCGATGATATCAGCGTCTGCGTCTGGGGAGAGTTCGGTCGAACACCAAAAATTAACAGCAAAGGCGGCCGCGATCATTGGCCCCGCGTTTCCACGGCTCTGCTGGCTGGCGGCGGAATGCGAACCGGTCAGGTCATCGGCTCGACAAACCGACTCGGCGAATATGCTCAGGATCGTCCCGTCCACTTTCAGGAAGTCTTTGCAACGCTCTACAAGCAACTTGGCATCAACATCGATGAACTGACCCTCAACGATCTGCAGGGGCGACCTCGATACCTGATCGATCACAATGTTCATCGGCCGATTCGCGAATTGGTTTAA